From Ascaphus truei isolate aAscTru1 chromosome 17, aAscTru1.hap1, whole genome shotgun sequence, the proteins below share one genomic window:
- the MUSTN1 gene encoding musculoskeletal embryonic nuclear protein 1: protein VCWLSLQDAPVKKKRPAMKEEDLKGARNKLSAQTPIKSKTYQVMSDCEKSGSTAPSVFSQNRTGGETAFEKPKEGPAKSVFG from the exons GTTTGTTGGCTCTCTCTCCAGGACGCCCCTGTGAAGAAGAAGAGGCCGGCGATGAAGGAGGAAGACCTGAAAGGTGCAAGAAATAAACTGAGCGCCCAAACCCCCATCAAGTCAAAGACTTACCAGGTGATGAGCGACTGTG AGAAGTCCGGATCGACGGCTCCTTCGGTATTCAGCCAGAACCGGACGGGAGGGGAAACCGCCTTCGAGAAGCCCAAGGAAGGGCCTGCCAAGAGCGTGTTTGGCTAA